The Capsicum annuum cultivar UCD-10X-F1 chromosome 1, UCD10Xv1.1, whole genome shotgun sequence sequence cgtaaagaaaagagaaaggagAATTGAGTGAGATTAGAGAAAAGATAATTTCTCACAACTGATTCGAGCTCACAATTTTTGTTATTGAGTGAGGAGAATTGAGTGAGATTTGATAATTTCTCGCAACTGGTTTCAGTTTCGTGAGAATTAATCCTCTAGTCAGTTCCTCCATTAGATGTATTTAGCattgaaatatcaattatttatccACCAACTGATTCGAGTTCAtaattcttaatatatatatatatatatatatatatatatatatatatatatatgtatgtatgtttgacctaaacaaagaagatgaagaaatgagaTGGGGTGGGTGCGGGTGAAGGGTACGAAGAAGATGAAGGAACAACGTGTTGggtggtgggggtgggggtaggggaagGAGGTGTtacgaagaagatgaagttgggtttcttattttttttaattatatacatacatacatacatacatatatatatatatacatacatatatatatatatatatatatatatatatatatatatatatggccctttttaaaaaaaattcacgcgtttttcttttttttttgtcatgcCAGTCATAAGGGTTGAAATTAATTCAATTGAAAGCTATGAAAGGGGTATATAATTGCcccattagtttagggtttaaAGTAAGTAGAGCGGACAAGTTCAAGGGGAAATCATGTCTTTCTCTAGTGGAAAAAACGTGAAGTGTGTAGAATGTGTGTTTGTTATAGTGAGGCAGCCCAAAAGAGTGAGAGGGGTAGGGGTATGTGGGGTAGGGTGGTTAGAATGAGATAAAATTTATTAACAATTTTGGTTAAAAGttagttatttttatctttttatgaaaaaattatagaatGAGATGGGGTGCGTGATAAGATAAGGCGAATGATTAGAAATTAACTATTTAGAAAAGACAAAATTACTTGTCTAcaatattactttgaatacaataCAGATAAACAGTGATGTGGAATGTTTCTTGCAAATTGGTTATCAAAATTATTGTATTTCTAATCACATATTAAATTCTAATGTAGAGTACCGTTAACTAATAAATAGGAAAATTTGGGTCAACCCGCCTTTGACCCTGCCTAATTTGTCACACAACCACTTTTATCAATCTATATCATTTAGGTTTTGCacttaattttctattttatctgAATTCTACCATAACTGCATTTTAGATCAAAGAGATTTTCTTAGTATATAAAAGGTTTCCTCTTTGAAAAAGATTTGTTCCATACTTGGTCACCCTATCTCGGAGAAGAAGTTTTGTACTTTTATAAATAAAAGATTCCATTTGTCATACCATAACATATAACATCTATAATGTAATTTATAgagagttttgtttagggagaAATTATCTCcgaatatattttatatttttcaatttagttttcaatatgtagttggccaaatcatatcaaataatataCTTTTTAATATAGTTTTCTCTATCTTCTGATTTATGGTCGACATGATTTGCAATTATTAGCTTCCACATGATGCCCAAATAATTTTGATCCCAATAATATGAAATATGGGTAGATCGGATTATTACCTATTTTATATTGACCCATTTTCAGCCCGCCCATTTGCCACCCAtgactaaaatacataaaatcatgCTACAGTTTACTTGCCATCCATGGTGAACTtcatccccaccccaccccaccccacctaCCAACCAACCGTAGTGTTCTGAATAAAGTTAGTTAGGTAGATAAGAAACTGGCTAAGCGAAACCTCGTATTATTATATCCTCTTAGCCCAACCAAAACATTTGTTACAAATATGTacattaattttaagttttaactTAAAACAGTTTGGGTGAAGTATATCATGGTGGACAATGCTTCCTCCATTTCAATTTCCACGGCTGACATTATTTCCTAATCCAAACTATACAAGGAATGGCATTTAGCAATGCAGTTATTATAATCCATTTTCTAAACTCACATTTTTCCTATTTGTTAGATCTCCACGAAAAACACTCAAATTTTTTCTTGGTGGATCTACTATTCCTCAGCAGCTGTTACGGACACTCCAACTATATAACTGAAAAATGCGTACATTATGCTAGTTCCAACAATTGTGACAAAAAAAGTGTAGTGGGTACACACCCACAAAACTTCACTTGTTGGATCCACCTCTACGATTCCTCTACAATGTCAATCCAACTGTGACACCGTGTTATAACTACATTCAGTTGGAGTCATTTAACTCTTCCATTTAGTAAATCGCACATTGCAATTTTGAATCATTAATTGAGTAAGTTGAAAATTGATTCAGTTGTCCCATGGCAGGTCCTAAAACACCCCCGTACTATAGCCCAACCTACAAAAAGAATGGAGCAAACTTCCCGCCTCACTCGATAAGAATCAATGTTTATACATTGGCTATCACCTTTACAGTCCTCTGCTCTATCGCATATTTCATAGGCAGAGGATCCATTTACACCTTCCCTGCTTCTAATGTTGCTGCTACCATCCCCTGCATACCCTTGAAAATCACTTCCACCACTGATTTTTCCAATAATTCATCAGCTTCGTCCACACAAGTGGACTTCACCGCTAGCCACGGTGATGATGAAGGTGAAGGCGTGGTTGATGGTGTCAAAGTTTACCCACCATGTGACATCAAATATAGCGAGTATACACCCTGTGAAGATCCTCATCGATCGTTGAAATTCAAGAGGGACAGACTGATTTATAGGGAGAGGCATTGCCCTGACAAGAGTCAGTTGTTGAAATGCCGTGTCCCCGCACCTTATGGTTACAAGAAGCCGTTCAAGTGGCCCAAGAGCAGGGATCTGGCATGGTACGCCAATGTTCCCCACAAGGAATTGACGGTGGAGAAGGCTGTTCAGAATTGGATTCGGAAAGAAGGAGACAAGTTCAGGTTCCCTGGTGGAGGGACTATGTTCCCTAATGGTGCCGATGCCTATGTGGATGACATTGACAAGTTGATCAATCTCAAAGATGGTTCCATTAGGACGGCCATTGACACGGGCTGTGGGGTAACTTATTTTTCTCTATGGCTAGATGAATTGTAATATCCGATTTAGAAATTTGTTCTAAGGAAGTTTCAACAATCCATGCAGGTGGCGAGTTGGGGAGCTTATCTTTTGTCGCGAGATATCCTAGCAATGTCATTTGCACCCAGGGATACACATGAAGCACAAGTTCAATTTGCTCTTGAGCGAGGCGTTCCTGCACTGATTGGAGTGCTCGCGTCAAAGAGGCTTCCATATCCATCTAGAGCTTTTGATATGGCCCATTGCTCTCGTTGCCTTATTCCATGGAACCAGTATAGTGcgtataattaagtaaataaaagagtGATTtctcttaaatttaaattttgtttatatgttaaaataaatatatttgcaTTGGTATTTGGTGGACCAGATGGTGTGTACTTAATGGAAGTTGATAGAGTCCTGAGACCCGGTGGATACTGGATACTCTCCGGCCCACCAATCCGTTGGAGGAAATATTTCAAAGGCTGGGAAAGAACCAGAGATGACCTTAATGATGAGCAAACCAGAATTGAAGACGTAGCTAAGAAACTCTGCTGGAAAAAGTTTGTTGAAAAGGATGACATTGCAATATGGCAAAAGCCCTACAATCATTACCAGTGCAAAGAACAAAAGAAGAAGTCTATGTGTCCTGCCCAAGATCCTGATAGAGCCTGGTTTGTGCTTTTCAGTTCCTCACAGTTTTAATATCTTAGCTACCAACCCCGCCGTTTCATTTTACATGATGATGTTTAAGTGGAGCAATATGATCtttaagggaaaaaaaaaatgatttctgCAAATACTAAAAGTACTGTTGGCACTTGTTAACTTAAACATGTGATGGAACTTTTATGGCGATAAATGTATGTTAAGGTACAATAAAAAGTTAACGAGAGAATCTAAACATAAAAAATGTCCTCCTTTTTGGGACAGATTTAAAAAGAAACTGTATTCTATAAATCAAGTTATGTTTGGAGTTCTGTTAGCATTAACCTTGTTTCGTGTTGAATTCGTTGTTTTCAGGTACACGGAGCTTGAAACGTGCATAACTCCCATGCCTGAAGTCTCAACTGACGAAGATGTGGCTGgtggacaattggaaaactggcCTAAAAGATTACATGCGATACCACCGAGGATTAGCAGTGGAACTGTCAATGGGGTCACGGCTGAATCATTCGAGAAGGATtcacagctatggaagaaaagaGTTGGTTATTACAAGAGTGTCGACCACAAACTCAACCAACCAGGGAGATACAGAAATCTCTTGGATATGAATGCTCACCTTGGTGGTTTTGCTGCTGCTTGGGTTAATGACCCTGTTTGGGTTATGAATATTGTTCCTGCTGAAGCAGAGGTCAACACACTTGGTGTCATTTATGAACGAGGATTGGTTGGAACATATCAAAGCTGGTAAATCCCCTCGTATCTTTAATAACTTTTCCCCTACCTGTCAATTAAATGAAAGCCTGCTTTGTCACATGGTGTCCTCAAGATTACGTGGCGATCCTGGTGTCAGTCTTCAAACTTCTCATTTTTTCTTGGTCACATTTTAACCGTTCTAGGAAGCAGAATTGGCTAGCTGCCGGCATATATTTTACGTCAGCAGCCACATAGTCTGTAATGTCTTTCACGGCATCACATTTGCCGTGACTGAATTCCTTTCTAGAGCAATCATTGCTCGTTCGGCAAAACATCTTGATGTGTGCGCCTATTTACTTGTGGTGACACTCCCAAACTCATGTTTCCTTCTCCTTTCTACTCTTCCGAGGATGGTTCAAAAGGAACCGGTTCTCCCTCCCTTCCATCGGCGGAAGGAAATATTTCAATCATACACGGTATCTTCGACAAGCTGGAAATTGGAAGTGAAAATTCTAAACTTTAAACTCTACCTTTCTTTGCTACTTACTATCTAAGAAGCAACTCGAAAGTTGGTTCTACTCAGGCCTTAGATGCTCGGAGATTAAATACCTCTATGTTCCATGTGACTAGCTTAGCTAGCTGCCGTTTCAACTTTTATATGAGATGATCATGCACTTTTCACCAAGAGTGTGGTTTATGTGTATTCACCGTGATTCTTGTTGTAGGTGTGAAGCCATGTCAACTTACCCAAGAACATACGATCTTCTTCATGCTGATTCAATATTTACTATGTACAACGACCGGTAAATTCTAGTTTCATTTTAAATTCTATACCCCACTCCGTCTTATTTCTGTGAAGATGTACTATTTTGAGAGTCAAAACAATTTATAAtttgactattattttttaatttttatttaaaaaatattttaaataattagcTATGTTGACTTATAGAACTTTTCAtatagttttcaaatataaaaaaaaaataaaaagtttttcttAAAATGTATAATAATTAGCTATGTTGACTTATAGAACTTTTCAtatagttttcaaatataaaaaaaaaaaaaaaagtttttcttaaaatgtatttgaaaattttattcaaaaattcataattaagacTAAGTGTTTTAGCTCTCATACTTTGAACCccttcacataaattgaaataacgGGAGAAACTTATTTCCCGGCCTTGTTCGTGTACTTTCATTCACTTCACATATTTTAAATTCTCTTACTAAAAATCCTGATTTCTCTGTGTGTCAATGTTTATATGTAGATGTGAAATGGAGGACATATTACTAGAAATGGATAGAATATTAAGGCCAGAAGGAAATGTAATAATCCGAGAGGATGTAGATATATTGGTGGAAGTAAAGAAGATAGCAGATGGGCTAAATTGGAATAGTCAAATTATGGATCATGAAGATGGGCCAATGGAACGAGAAAAACTTCTTTTTGCAGTGAAGTCATATTGGACTACTCCAAAAACTCAAGATTCTAAAAACACAACAAGACCAAGATTCTAATTTATTGAAATCACaattttgtttcttgtttaagTTCACCTAATGGTCTTGCTCattatcttcttttcttctttttatttttttaaactttttggaGTAAAATGCAACATTGCAAGAATTTTTAAGTAGGCATTTAC is a genomic window containing:
- the LOC107876149 gene encoding probable methyltransferase PMT15, which gives rise to MAGPKTPPYYSPTYKKNGANFPPHSIRINVYTLAITFTVLCSIAYFIGRGSIYTFPASNVAATIPCIPLKITSTTDFSNNSSASSTQVDFTASHGDDEGEGVVDGVKVYPPCDIKYSEYTPCEDPHRSLKFKRDRLIYRERHCPDKSQLLKCRVPAPYGYKKPFKWPKSRDLAWYANVPHKELTVEKAVQNWIRKEGDKFRFPGGGTMFPNGADAYVDDIDKLINLKDGSIRTAIDTGCGVASWGAYLLSRDILAMSFAPRDTHEAQVQFALERGVPALIGVLASKRLPYPSRAFDMAHCSRCLIPWNQYNGVYLMEVDRVLRPGGYWILSGPPIRWRKYFKGWERTRDDLNDEQTRIEDVAKKLCWKKFVEKDDIAIWQKPYNHYQCKEQKKKSMCPAQDPDRAWYTELETCITPMPEVSTDEDVAGGQLENWPKRLHAIPPRISSGTVNGVTAESFEKDSQLWKKRVGYYKSVDHKLNQPGRYRNLLDMNAHLGGFAAAWVNDPVWVMNIVPAEAEVNTLGVIYERGLVGTYQSWCEAMSTYPRTYDLLHADSIFTMYNDRCEMEDILLEMDRILRPEGNVIIREDVDILVEVKKIADGLNWNSQIMDHEDGPMEREKLLFAVKSYWTTPKTQDSKNTTRPRF